The DNA sequence TGAAACAACGATTGATCCTAACCAATCAGGCAACTTCCGCTTAACTGCTGACTATACAGTAAATGGGGATGTGAAAGCTGGAGATTACTTTACAATCCAGTTACCTTATTATGCAAATATGGATGGAGATTTCAATCATGCAGGAACTAACAATCAAATGCAGACAGAATTATATTCACCAGCTGGTTTAGTTGTAGATGACGGTGTATACGATACTCAAACTAAAACTTTAACTTACACTTTCACTGATTTTGTAAATGGAAAAGATCACATTTCTGGAAGCTTTGATTTAGCACAATTTGCTGACAGAGAAAATGCACCATACAGCGTAACGTATGCATTAAATTATAATTTAGCGGGAGAAACATTTAATACGCAAATTACTTATGCATATGACACACATAATTATATCTCGTATCCAGCATCTATTGGAACTATGATTACTGAAGTAGATGCAACAAATACTACTAACACATTCAAGCAAGTTATATATGTTAATCCGGATGATGTTAACCTCAGCAGAGCTTTTCTTACAATTGCGCCAAAAGATGCTAATAGTAGTGCAGTTATCAATTATAATGATACTCAATTACACATTTACAAAGTTAATGATCCAAATGCTTTAACAGACAGCTATGCATTTGACCCGACAGTCTATCAAGATTTAGCACAAAATTATTATAATAGTGGAAGTATCTATACAAATAATAATGGCCTCTTAGAAATCAACTTTGGTCAAATTGATTCACCTTATGTAGTTGTAATGGAAACACCATTCGACCCGACTTACAGTAATGAAATTACTACTAGAGATACTTTCTACGCTACTGATTATGCTGGTCAATCATCATCATACTATTATGATAGTGTTGTTGTTCAAGAAACTAGCGGCGGCACAGGTGATGGAACAGTTGAAAGTTATCGTTTAGGCGACTATGTATGGAATGATACAAATCACGATGGTATTCAAGATGTTGGAGAAACACCAATTGAAGGTGTAACGGTAACACTAAAAGATACGAATGGTACTGTTTTACAAACTGCTGTAACTGATATGTATGGAAACTATTTATTTACAGACTTAGCGAACGGTAACTATGTGGTTGAATTTACTGCACCAGAGGGATTTGTATCAACTACTCAAGATGCAGGTACAGATAATGCTAAAGATTCAGATGGTTTAGTTGTACCAGTAACTATTAATGGGGCAGACGATTTAACAGTAGACTCAGGTTTCTATGTTCCAGTTCCAGCAACATACAACTTAGGCGACTATGTATGGGAAGACTCAAATAAAGACGGCATCCAAAACTCAAACGAGGTTGGCATCGAAGGTGTAACAGTAACGTTAACGAAACCAGATGGTACAACAGTAACGATAGTTACAGATGCCCAAGGTAAATACAACTTCTCTGGCTTAGGAAATGGAGAATATACAGTAACGTTCACACCGCCAGCAGGCTATGAAGCATCTCCAGTAAATGTAGGCGATGTTGCATTAGACTCAAATGGTTTAACAATAACAGCGACAATCAATAACGCAGACAACACAACGATTGACTCAGGATTCTTCAAACCGACGGTTGAGCCGACACCAGTTCCAGCAACATACAATTTAGGCGACTATGTATGGGAAGATTCAAATAAAGACGGCATCCAAAACTCAAACGAGGTTGGGATCGAAGGTGTAACAGTAACGTTGACGAAACCAGATGGTACAACAGTAACAACAGTTACAGATGCGACTGGTAAGTATAACTTCTCAGGTTTAGAGAATGGAGAATACACAGTAACGTTCACGCCACCAGCAGGTTATGAAGCATCACCAGTGAATGTAGGCGACGCAGCATTAGACTCAAACGGTTTAACAACAACAGCGACAATCAATAACGCAGATAATACAACAATTGACAGTGGCTTCTTCAAACCAGTAGTAGAAACACCACAAGAACCGGCAACTTACACAGTCGGAGATAAAGTTTGGGAAGATACAAACAAAGATGGTATCCAAAACTCCAATGAGCCGGGCATCGAAGGTGTAACAGTTACGTTAACGAAACCAGATGGTACAACAGTAACAACAGTTACAGATGGAAATGGTAACTATGAGTTCACAAACCTTCCAAACGGTGATTATACAATCACATTTGAAACACCAGAAGGATACGAGCCAACAACACCAAATGTTGGAAACACTGAATTAGATTCAAACGGTACAACAACAACAGTTACAGTAAATAACGGAGACGATAAAACAATCGATAGCGGATTCGTTAAACCAGTCGTAGAAACACCACAAGAACCGGCAACTTACACAGTTGGAGATAAAGTATGGGAAGATACAAACAAAGACGGTATCCAAAACTCAAATGAGCCGGGTATTCCAGGCGTAACAGTAACGTTAACTAAGCCGGACGGATCAACAGTAGTAACAACAACTGATAATAACGGTAATTACGAGTTCACAAACCTTCCGAATGGTGATTACACAATTACGTTCGAAACACCAGATGGATATGAACCAACTACACCAAATGTTGGTAATACTGAATTAGATTCAAACGGTACAACAACAACAGTTACAGTGAATAACGCGGATGATAAGACAATCGATAGCGGATTCGTTAAACCGACGGTTGAGCCGACACCAGTTCCAGCAACATACAACTTAGGCGACTACGTATGGGAAGACTCAAATAAAGACGGCATCCAAAACTCAAATGAGGTTGGGATAGAAGGTGTAACAGTAACATTAACTAAGCCGGATGGTACAACAGTAACGACAGTTACAGATGGAAATGGTAACTATGAGTTCACAAACCTTCCAAACGGTGATTATACAATCACATTCGAAACACCAGAAGGTTATGAACCAACAACACCAAATGTTGGAAACACTGAATTAGATTCAAACGGCACAACAACAGTTACAGTGAACAACTCTGATGACAAGACGATTGATAGTGGATTCGTTAAACCTGTAACACCAGAGGAGCCAACAACTCCAGAGGAGCCGACAACACCGGAAGAACCAACAACACCAGCAGCACCAAGTCAACCTGAAAAGGCAGCAGTGAGCCCAATCAAAGAAAGCAAAGCTGAAACACCATCTAAAGGCAAAGAAGCTAAAAAAGAATTACCTGAAACTGGTCAGGATGGATTGAATGCTACGTTAATCGGTTCAGCTTTTGCGGCACTTGGAAGCATCTTATTATTCAAACGTCGTAAAAAGAATCAATAAGATCACAATCAATCAATAAAATAATGCAACACAAATAAGTATCGTTTTACTAGAGTGAACTGCTCCCTGTCAAGTAGACAGGAAAAAACAAAAAATAATTTATTGGGAATCTGATAAACAAATTTTAAGTTACTGTACAAATGAGTTGATAAATCTCGTTTGTACAGTTTTTTTATTCTCCTAGCGCACTATCGTTTGCTTGATCTGGTAAAAAAAGTGGTGCGCTACGCACACTACTTTTTTTACCAGATTATTTAGGGTAGACATTAGTTAGAAGTTAAGCAATTAATCTTTCCATTTCCAAAGTAATTCTCTCATTGTTGTAAAAATCAATGTATTCTTTAAACTGCGAGCGTGCAGTTTTTATATCCTTGAATTTATAATGTCTATTACCGCGATAAATTTCTGATTTCATTATTCACCAAAATGATTCCATTGGACTATTATCTATGCATCGTCCGACTCGTGACATGCTTTGAATAACACCTTGCTCATCGAGCAAGAATTTAAAATGTTTGCTTGTATATTGAAAACCTCTGTCGCTATGTAGTATTAAGCCGCTTATATTTTTCACTTTCTTTAACGCTTTATTGAAAGTATTAAAAACCAGCTGATTGTTATTTGAATAACTTATATCATAGCTTACAATTTTACCTGTTCCGAGATCTCTGATAGCGCTTAAATAAAATTTCCTTCCATTTTCTAAAATAAGTTCTGTCACATCTGTTACCCATTTTTTGTTAGCTTCCGTTTCACTAAATTCTCTATCTAATAAATTCTCGGCAGTAATAGTAGGTGTTGAGGGTCTATATCTTTTTCTTGCAGCACGTATGCAAGATTTTAGACCTAATTTTTTCATTAAACGATATACTCGTTTACGACTTACTTTTTTATCCAGTCTTAAACAGATATATATACGAATACGACGATAACCATATATACCGTTGTATTTATTGAAAATCCACAAGATTTCTTTCATTAATATTTCATCTTCAATTTCACGCTGTGTTTTAAATTCTCTTCTCTTTCTCCACTTATAATAACTGGCTCTAGAAATTCCAACCACCTTACATAACAGAGTTATTGGATATTCATTTTTTAAGTCTTCTATTACAAGGTACTCAACTATTTGTCTAAACGGCGATTGATCAGCTCTCTTTCTTTCTCCTTCAACTTTTTTAAAATCTTGTTTTCCATTTCTAAGTATTTGATTCTTTCTTCAAGAGCTTTTGTTTTAGCTAATGCTTGTTCTTCATCAGTCATTGTCTGAGTTGGCTTACCTTTATCTCTTCCGTCTACAAGACCGGCACTTCCAAATTGTTCATATTTTTTAACCCAACTATATACTTGGCCATAATTAACATTATATTTTAAAGCTGTTTTCTTATAATCTTTTTCTGACTCAATACATGCTTCTACTATTTCTACACGTTCTTCGAACGTTGTTTTTCTCGCTTTCATTGAATACACCCCTAGTAATGGAGAATATGAAACATTCTCTTTTCCTAAAGTATATCGTTTTATCCAATCCCTAACAGTAGAATATGCTGGAATATTATATTTTATTGCTAAATCAACAGCAGAAACACCTTCAGTTAAGTATTCCTGAACAATTGTTTCTTTAAATGCTTTACTATAAGTATTATTGCTTTTCTTTGGTAATAGTACCTCAACGCCATGTACTTTATATTGGTGATATTTAAACATCACCTGTTTACGTTTTAATTCTATACCACTCTTTTCTATAGCTTCATTACAACTATAACCTTCATCTATTAAACTAAATGTTAAGAGAAATAATTTAATGTCACTTTCGAGATATTTAGACATAAGAATGCTCCCCCTATAGTTTTGTTTTTTTAGTGTCTACTATAGGGGGAGCATATCAGAGTATCGCTCTAGTAATTCGGTACTTTTTTTATTTTTAATAGTGTGGAGGATATAAAATTAAATGGGGTGAAAAGCGTATAAATAAGAGTATTTACCTTAAAAATGATAACTATTCATATTAATGTGGATAGTTATCTTTGTAAATGTGTCTAATTTGTGATAATTGTAAACGTTTTATTAAGTGTATTATGTAACTGAAGATAGGAGAAAATGATAGTTTTTGCCATAATAAAACCTTATTTTTAATGAAGATTGTATAAAAATAAAATTGATTGAACTCAATTGCATTGCGTAATCTGGCGTGCTTTATCTAGGTGAAGTATATAAGAAAATTATGTTATAGATTACAAAATTGCATATTGAAAATTATTTGATAATAAAAAGCGTGGCGACACAAAAATTTACGAAAAATGGATAAAAGACTTAACTAAATTGATTGGAAATGTGCTACTATTTACTTGCACTAATTTTTTGACAATTTTAACAAAGTAGTGGGCTTCATTTATAACGTTAACAAGTACAATTTTCATATCTAGAAAGGGGTTATTACTTTTATGGGAAATAATTCACGTAAAAACAGTTTTGATGCAAGACGTCAAAACAAATATTCAATCCGCCGTTTTACAGTCGGCACGGCTTCTATTATTGTGGGAGCAACCATTTTATTTGGTATTGGAAATGAGGCAAGAGCTGCTGAAACAAGCACAACTACTCAAACTCCAAGTGATGCCAATGGACAAACAGCTGATCCTGCACCTGCAGAAACTGGGACATCTGCAGTAGAAGCACCAGCTACTGATACAACGGCAACTGCTCCGGATACATCTAGTACGCCAACATCTGAAACACCAACTAATGCAAATGAAACATCAAGCACTCCAACTTCAGACATTGCAGCGGATACATCCAACACACCGACATCAACAGATAAAACAACTACAACTGAGCCAAGTTCAACTGATCAAAACAGCACAACTACGAATGAAACGCCTCAAACAGATTCAGCACCATCATCAACTGAAACAACACCATCATCAACAGATACGCCAACAACAGTAAAAGAGCCAGTTCAAGAAGATAGTACTACTGCCAATAGCACTACTCCTAAAACTGAATCGCAAACTTCGACTGCACCGACTACTTCAACTGAAGAACCTGCTGCCAACAGTACAGTTGAACCAGTAACAAGTACACCAACTGAACCGACTGCTCAATCAGCTGGTACTGAATCAACTCCAACACAACAAGCAGAAACAAGCTCAGTTACTTCTAATGATACTAGTGCAACAGAAGCACCACAACAAATTACTGCAGCTGATTCATCAACTACAGGTACACAAGATGCACCAGTAGTTGTAAATGCGGACGGTACAACTACAACTGACTTAGCAACAGCATTACAACAATCATCTGACAGTAAAGATGCAAGCACTATTGAAGCTACTGCAACACCTTTAGCATCTACTAGAATGACAGCGTTTAGTGCAGAAAGTGTTGAATCGCAAACTGCAACATTTGCAGCATTAGCAGAACCAACAGCACCTTTATCTCTTAAAGAAGAGTTAGAAGCGAGTGCGGTTTATTCACCTGGTGTTTGGGATCAAACATACGGTTATCAAGGTAATGCAGTAGTAATGGAACAAGGAAGCAAATATAACAATGTGGCTTCTCAAGAACCAATTGAAGGCGTAAAACTATACTTACAATGGACTGACAGCACAGGTTATGTTTCACCAGTTTATTACACAACTTCAGGTGCGGACGGCAGATATGTTATTGATTTATCACAGCCGCAAACTGATGCTTTAGGTAAGGAACATACTTTCAACCTTGCAGCAGATGCTGATATCGCTATTAGAACTTGGGCAGTAAGTCCAGACCCTACTTTAAATGTTGTCAAAGATGGCGATAGTGTCAGAGGATTCCATAAACGTTTAGAACGTGTAAACGAATCATGGGACTTCACAGCTGGCATTAACAGAATCGTAAACAGCCAAGTTATCTTACAAGAAGACCCATTACAAAACGATTGGTTGGTCAAACCACAAGCAGATTGGGAAACTTCAGGCACTGCTGATGGTGTTTGGACTAATACAGGCGAATACGGTAAAGTTTCAGGCGCTGTATGGTATGACTTAGCAGAAGGCTATGGTTCAGACGCACGTTGGTTAAAACAAGATTCATGGGATGTCAATGCGACTGGTGTTCAAGTAGTAGCATCATATGTTAATGACGACATCGCTAGAGAATTCGATACTTGGAAAGCCAATAACCCTGGTTACACAATGGAACAATTCAGAGCGGCACAACAACAGATTGTGACAGATTATCAAGCAATCAATGGTGTAGGCTCACATATTGCTGAAAGTGTAGTAGGAACAGTAGAAGAAAGCGGAGATTACTATATTCCGTTTAGAGGATTGTATGGTATCAGCGCTTACCAACAAAATAGCGGGCTACCTATTTCGCATACAATTTCAGATGCAGAGTACGGTACATTAGTAACAGATGCTGACGTTTCACATAACAACTTAATGGCGTGGAACGGTACAATCGGTCAAAAACACCGCCACATCAACTCTGATTATATGTATATTACACCACTAGTAGATGGTGTAGCGACATTTGGAAACAACTATTATAACAATATGTTTACATCAGCAAATGTAAGTGCAGACTTGCATGATGCAAAAATGTTAGCTTCATATAGTGGTTATGAACAAAACTTCTCATTTATCACAACAAACCCTATGCATGATATTTCAGTTGACGGTTCGACGGCTGAAGTAGCTAAACCTGGTGATGTTTTAGTATCACAAACTGAAGGTTTATTCCCTGGCGAAGATTATCAAGTTCAATGGTTTAAAGATGGTGTAGCTATTGGAATACCTGTTACATTAACAGCTGCAGCAGATGGAACATTAAGTTCAGTACCTTTAATAGTACCAACTGATTTAGCTAGCACATCTATTTACACTTCTGGCGTATTCTCACAAGGTGTAAGCACAACTTCAACTACAAATGCATTGGCACTTGATTACATTTTAGCTGAGCCATTCAAACAAGCTGATTTTAATGAACCAGTTTATCAAGGCGGCGAAGGTGCACCAGGAACAACTGTAGATTTAGCTTCACCAACATTCACTGATCAAGCAGGTACACCAGTAACACCTCCAGACGGTACAACATATGCGGCTGGAACAAATGCACCAGCAGGTGTCACTGTTAATCCAGACGGATCTTTAAGTGTAGCAATTGCTGATACTGAAGAACCAGGAACAACTATTTTAGTACCAGTAGATGTAACATACCCTGACGGTTCAGTAGATACAGTCAATGTACCAGTTACAGTAGTACCTCAAGCACCAGTTGTTTTACCTACAGAAGCAGGTATCGATCCGATTACTGGCACACCTTACCCAGTAACAGGTACAGGTTATCCAGGCGGAACAGTAGATGTGACTTTACCAGATGGTACAGTTCAACAAACAACTGTAAATCCAGACGGCACTTGGACAATTAATCCAACTACACCATTAGAAGCAGGCCAAGTTGTAAGTGCTACGCAAACAGTAGGCGTAGATTATAATGGACAACCAAATGTATCAACAGTTGGAACTGGCACTGTAGTTGACACAACAGAACCTGTAGTGGGCCAAATCGATAATGTAACGGCACCTGAGGATCAATTGATTACTCCGATTCCAGTTACAGTAACAGATGCAAGCAACACAACAGTAGACGTAACAGGTTTACCAGAAGGTGTTGTTTATAACCCGACAACAGGCGCAATTGAAGGTACACCGACAACTCCAGGTGTATACAATGTTAATGTTAAAGTAACGGATGAAAGTGGATTAGTAACAGATGTACCATTTACATTTACAGTTACAGATACAACTGCACCGGAAGTAGCGCCGATTACAGATGTAACAGTACCTGAGGATCAATTGATTACTCCAATTCCAGTTACAGTAACAGATGCAAGCAACACAACAGTAGACGTAACAGGCTTACCAGAGGGTGTTATTTACAACCCGACAACAGGCGCAATTGAAGGTACACCATCAACACCAGGTGCATATAATGTAAACGTTAAAGTAACAGACGAAGCAGGCAACGTAACAGATGTACCATTTGTAATTACAGTTACAGATGAAACAGCACCAGTTGTAGCACCGATTGATAACCAAACAGTAGCTGAAGATGCGGCAATCACGCCAATTCCGATAGTAGTTACTGATGACAGCAATACTACAGTGGACGTAGCAGGCTTACCAGAAGGTGTAGTTTATAA is a window from the Staphylococcus sp. IVB6181 genome containing:
- a CDS encoding SdrD B-like domain-containing protein, which encodes MLQQSSDNKDANTIQTTAETTPTLRTFSTFAAPATTTLAAATGTNVNSLVTVSNAQISETTIDPNQSGNFRLTADYTVNGDVKAGDYFTIQLPYYANMDGDFNHAGTNNQMQTELYSPAGLVVDDGVYDTQTKTLTYTFTDFVNGKDHISGSFDLAQFADRENAPYSVTYALNYNLAGETFNTQITYAYDTHNYISYPASIGTMITEVDATNTTNTFKQVIYVNPDDVNLSRAFLTIAPKDANSSAVINYNDTQLHIYKVNDPNALTDSYAFDPTVYQDLAQNYYNSGSIYTNNNGLLEINFGQIDSPYVVVMETPFDPTYSNEITTRDTFYATDYAGQSSSYYYDSVVVQETSGGTGDGTVESYRLGDYVWNDTNHDGIQDVGETPIEGVTVTLKDTNGTVLQTAVTDMYGNYLFTDLANGNYVVEFTAPEGFVSTTQDAGTDNAKDSDGLVVPVTINGADDLTVDSGFYVPVPATYNLGDYVWEDSNKDGIQNSNEVGIEGVTVTLTKPDGTTVTIVTDAQGKYNFSGLGNGEYTVTFTPPAGYEASPVNVGDVALDSNGLTITATINNADNTTIDSGFFKPTVEPTPVPATYNLGDYVWEDSNKDGIQNSNEVGIEGVTVTLTKPDGTTVTTVTDATGKYNFSGLENGEYTVTFTPPAGYEASPVNVGDAALDSNGLTTTATINNADNTTIDSGFFKPVVETPQEPATYTVGDKVWEDTNKDGIQNSNEPGIEGVTVTLTKPDGTTVTTVTDGNGNYEFTNLPNGDYTITFETPEGYEPTTPNVGNTELDSNGTTTTVTVNNGDDKTIDSGFVKPVVETPQEPATYTVGDKVWEDTNKDGIQNSNEPGIPGVTVTLTKPDGSTVVTTTDNNGNYEFTNLPNGDYTITFETPDGYEPTTPNVGNTELDSNGTTTTVTVNNADDKTIDSGFVKPTVEPTPVPATYNLGDYVWEDSNKDGIQNSNEVGIEGVTVTLTKPDGTTVTTVTDGNGNYEFTNLPNGDYTITFETPEGYEPTTPNVGNTELDSNGTTTVTVNNSDDKTIDSGFVKPVTPEEPTTPEEPTTPEEPTTPAAPSQPEKAAVSPIKESKAETPSKGKEAKKELPETGQDGLNATLIGSAFAALGSILLFKRRKKNQ